Proteins from a genomic interval of Nitrospina gracilis Nb-211:
- a CDS encoding sugar phosphate nucleotidyltransferase: MQGKGLAAVVLAAGKGTRMHSDLPKVLHPLGGRPLLLHVLDGLCPLAPERVAVVVGYQSDRVRQAVPDGSVEFVEQTEQLGTGHAVQQAEAALSEFDGDVLILCGDMPLIRPETLQNLIARHRESAAACTLLSLKSKEKKDFGRVIRTPDGRVDRIVENKDATPQEKTVDEYNSGVYCFQKSILFKALKGVDNRNAQQEYYLTDTIARINQEGLAVEAIQTSDASELIGINSLEDLVAAERLFSQRASNP, encoded by the coding sequence ATGCAAGGTAAAGGTTTAGCCGCAGTCGTTCTGGCGGCGGGGAAGGGAACGCGGATGCACTCCGACCTGCCGAAGGTCCTGCATCCGCTGGGTGGCCGTCCGCTGCTCCTCCACGTCTTGGATGGACTGTGCCCGTTGGCTCCGGAACGCGTAGCGGTCGTGGTCGGATACCAGTCCGATCGCGTGCGCCAGGCCGTGCCGGACGGATCGGTGGAGTTTGTCGAACAGACCGAGCAGTTGGGTACGGGCCACGCCGTCCAGCAGGCGGAGGCGGCGCTTTCGGAATTTGACGGCGATGTCCTCATCCTGTGCGGCGACATGCCGTTGATCCGTCCCGAAACCCTGCAAAATCTCATCGCCAGGCACCGGGAATCGGCGGCCGCCTGCACCCTGTTGAGCTTGAAATCAAAGGAGAAAAAAGATTTCGGGCGGGTGATCCGAACTCCCGATGGGCGGGTGGACCGCATTGTGGAAAACAAGGACGCGACCCCCCAGGAAAAAACAGTTGACGAATACAATTCGGGAGTTTATTGTTTTCAAAAGAGTATTCTTTTCAAGGCTTTAAAGGGCGTTGACAACCGCAACGCGCAACAGGAATACTACCTGACCGATACCATCGCTCGCATCAACCAGGAGGGGCTTGCGGTCGAGGCGATTCAAACCTCGGACGCCTCCGAATTGATCGGTATCAATTCGCTCGAAGATCTGGTCGCCGCGGAGCGGCTCTTTTCCCAACGCGCCTCGAACCCCTGA
- the glmU gene encoding bifunctional sugar-1-phosphate nucleotidylyltransferase/acetyltransferase: MKAVILAGGKGNNLTPFSDTRPNPMLSVAGRYLFNHCLSLLQKSGISDVYVVVGHKKDKLLEEVHQHALNGLNLNVVEQKKPAGIGDAVMQVRDKILHGEYFLLIYGDIVTADNIFSKTQQSFHTFKSPVASICLPPSNDMFGNVFLNANMKITRIIEKPKGDNLGNYVLSGVYILPEMFFDLLQKNKRSMEKALKELVDGEGLRASMWEEDWLDIVYPWEILTANQIIMDSWEESSIAKTAKLESNVTITGPVQIEEGVRIKAGAVLEGPCSIGAGSYIGNNSLIRSYTAVGANCSVGYGVELKNCVIHKDSRIGRLSFIGDSVLGENVDIGAGTMTVNRTMTWEPVEVKQNKKTFKTGRTKLGAFIGDNVVIGAGNTIEPGIVIPPGKIFPSNYSVKNG, translated from the coding sequence ATGAAAGCGGTCATCCTTGCGGGAGGAAAAGGAAACAACCTGACTCCCTTTTCCGACACCCGCCCGAACCCCATGCTCAGTGTGGCTGGACGGTACCTGTTCAATCACTGCCTCAGCCTGCTTCAGAAATCGGGCATCAGCGATGTGTACGTGGTGGTGGGGCATAAAAAGGACAAACTGCTGGAGGAAGTCCACCAGCATGCGCTCAACGGCCTCAATCTGAATGTGGTCGAGCAGAAAAAGCCCGCGGGCATCGGTGATGCGGTCATGCAGGTGCGCGACAAGATCCTGCACGGCGAATATTTTCTGCTGATTTACGGCGATATCGTGACCGCCGACAACATTTTCAGCAAAACCCAGCAGTCGTTCCACACGTTCAAGTCGCCGGTGGCGTCCATTTGTCTGCCGCCATCGAACGACATGTTCGGCAACGTGTTCCTGAACGCGAACATGAAGATCACGCGGATCATCGAAAAGCCCAAGGGCGACAACCTGGGCAACTACGTCCTGTCCGGCGTGTACATCCTGCCGGAGATGTTTTTCGATCTTCTGCAGAAAAACAAGCGGTCGATGGAAAAAGCCCTCAAGGAACTGGTGGATGGCGAGGGCCTGCGCGCCTCGATGTGGGAAGAGGACTGGCTCGACATCGTGTACCCGTGGGAAATCCTAACGGCCAACCAGATCATCATGGATAGCTGGGAGGAGTCGTCGATCGCCAAAACCGCGAAGCTGGAATCGAACGTCACCATCACCGGTCCGGTACAGATTGAAGAAGGTGTGCGCATCAAGGCCGGGGCCGTGCTGGAAGGGCCATGTTCCATCGGTGCGGGCAGTTACATCGGCAACAACTCGCTGATCCGCAGTTACACGGCGGTCGGCGCGAACTGTTCGGTCGGCTACGGCGTTGAGTTGAAAAACTGTGTGATCCACAAGGACTCGCGCATCGGCAGGCTGTCGTTCATCGGCGACAGCGTTCTGGGCGAGAACGTGGACATCGGCGCGGGCACCATGACCGTCAACCGGACGATGACGTGGGAGCCGGTCGAGGTGAAGCAGAACAAGAAAACGTTTAAAACAGGCCGGACCAAGCTGGGCGCTTTCATCGGCGACAACGTGGTCATCGGCGCGGGCAACACCATCGAACCCGGTATCGTGATTCCCCCGGGCAAGATTTTTCCATCCAATTATTCAGTCAAAAACGGATAA
- a CDS encoding rod shape-determining protein: MFNLFADLFSNDLAIDLGTANTLVYVKGRGVVLREPSVVATNSHSKEILAVGEEAKKMLGRAPGSIQAIRPMKDGVIAHFEETQQMISHFIRKVHNNRKTFVSPRVIIAIPSGVTQVEKRAVRDSAHSAGAREVFLIEEPMAAAIGVDLPIEEPTGNMIIDIGGGTTEVAIMSLSGTVYSKSVRVAGDEMDEAIVNYVKKKYNLLIGERTAESVKIQIGTAYPTEPRQTMEVKGRDLVAGIPKTLIISDEEIAEALQEIFGTIVESVKIALERTPPELAADIVDKGVVLAGGGALIRGLDTLLREATGLPVTVAEDPLSAVANGVGKLLSDPKLLKKVAL, from the coding sequence GTGTTCAATCTATTCGCCGATCTGTTTTCCAATGACCTCGCCATCGATCTTGGAACCGCCAACACACTGGTGTATGTGAAGGGGCGCGGAGTGGTGCTCCGCGAGCCTTCGGTGGTGGCCACCAACAGCCACAGCAAGGAAATTCTGGCGGTGGGCGAGGAGGCCAAGAAGATGCTGGGCCGGGCGCCGGGAAGCATCCAGGCCATCCGTCCCATGAAAGACGGAGTCATCGCCCACTTCGAAGAAACCCAGCAGATGATCAGCCACTTCATCCGCAAGGTGCACAACAACCGCAAAACGTTTGTGTCGCCGCGGGTGATCATCGCCATCCCTTCCGGCGTGACGCAGGTGGAAAAACGCGCGGTGCGCGACTCCGCACACTCCGCCGGTGCGCGCGAGGTGTTTTTGATCGAGGAGCCCATGGCTGCGGCCATCGGCGTGGATTTGCCTATCGAGGAGCCGACCGGCAACATGATCATCGACATCGGCGGCGGCACCACGGAGGTCGCCATCATGTCGCTTTCCGGCACCGTGTACAGCAAGTCCGTGCGGGTGGCGGGGGACGAGATGGACGAAGCCATCGTCAACTACGTCAAAAAGAAATACAACCTGCTCATCGGCGAGCGTACGGCGGAGAGCGTGAAGATTCAAATCGGCACCGCCTACCCCACCGAGCCCCGGCAGACCATGGAGGTCAAGGGGCGCGACCTGGTGGCGGGCATCCCGAAGACGCTCATCATTTCCGATGAGGAAATCGCCGAAGCCCTGCAGGAGATTTTCGGCACCATCGTCGAGTCGGTGAAGATCGCGCTGGAGCGCACGCCGCCGGAGCTGGCGGCGGACATCGTCGACAAGGGCGTGGTGCTGGCCGGGGGAGGCGCGTTGATCCGCGGCCTCGACACCCTGTTGCGGGAAGCCACCGGCCTGCCGGTGACCGTCGCGGAAGATCCGCTGTCCGCCGTGGCCAACGGAGTGGGCAAACTGCTGTCGGACCCCAAACTCCTGAAAAAAGTCGCTCTGTGA
- the glmS gene encoding glutamine--fructose-6-phosphate transaminase (isomerizing) — MCGITGAVGLKDISNQLFEGIRNLEYRGYDSCGVALMNGKRAIVVKKNVGYVDDVYKKENVLHHHGHTGIAHTRWATHGQVTKNNTHPFLSCDKKFAVVHNGIISNYQVLRKQLKAEGHKFISETDTEVVPHLLEKYYQETGAVEAAFVKTLRQLEGSYAIAFISIHQPDQIYCARRESPLLLGIDDEVKYVGSDFNAFIDHTKNAVIMDDDEYAIVSRDAYVVKSTLTQEVVAKPVTRIEWDSETTRKGGYPHYMLKEIYEQPQTINNALDVDEKKVDEFVELLDTKHTAQLVGVGTTFYVTMYANYIFSQVSGKYIPAISSDEFVSLSPVDKDSFVLAISQSGETYDTISALKHAKAQGAATGAIVNVMGSTISRLADKTILQGSGPEICVISTKAALAQMVILTHMALKLGLRRKRITDRQYKASLKSLHDLPEVINGILNERSGFIHRIAHQHRGVKNWLYLGRGIYYPIALESALKMKEVAYVHAEGMPCGFLKHGTLAMIDDDVYSIVFVPPKSDKAMYQATLASVAEIRARSGFVLGIHFDERGKDKELFSEELIIPQVPDIVAPFIHLVISQLFAYFTATSLKRNVDKPRSLAKSVTVG, encoded by the coding sequence ATGTGCGGCATCACCGGCGCGGTCGGCTTGAAAGACATCTCGAATCAACTGTTCGAAGGCATCCGCAACCTCGAGTACCGGGGTTACGATTCCTGCGGCGTGGCGTTGATGAACGGCAAGCGGGCGATCGTCGTCAAAAAGAACGTCGGTTACGTGGACGATGTGTACAAGAAGGAAAATGTCCTGCATCATCATGGTCACACCGGCATCGCCCACACCCGTTGGGCCACGCACGGGCAAGTGACCAAAAACAACACGCATCCGTTTTTGTCCTGCGACAAAAAATTCGCCGTGGTGCACAACGGCATCATTTCCAATTACCAGGTTCTGCGTAAGCAGTTGAAAGCGGAAGGGCACAAGTTCATCTCCGAGACGGACACCGAGGTGGTGCCTCACCTGCTTGAAAAGTATTACCAGGAGACCGGCGCGGTGGAAGCGGCGTTCGTCAAAACGCTCCGCCAGTTGGAAGGCTCGTATGCCATCGCTTTTATCAGCATCCACCAGCCCGACCAGATTTACTGCGCGCGGCGGGAGTCGCCGCTTCTGCTCGGTATCGACGACGAGGTGAAGTACGTCGGTTCCGACTTCAACGCCTTCATCGACCACACCAAAAACGCCGTCATCATGGACGACGACGAGTACGCCATCGTGTCCCGCGACGCGTACGTGGTGAAAAGCACGCTCACGCAGGAGGTGGTGGCGAAGCCGGTGACGCGCATCGAATGGGACAGTGAAACCACGCGCAAGGGTGGCTACCCTCATTACATGCTGAAGGAAATCTACGAACAGCCGCAGACCATCAACAACGCGCTGGATGTGGATGAGAAAAAGGTGGACGAGTTCGTGGAACTGCTCGACACAAAACACACCGCTCAACTGGTGGGCGTGGGCACCACGTTTTACGTGACCATGTACGCCAACTACATTTTCAGCCAGGTTTCGGGGAAGTACATTCCTGCCATCAGCTCCGACGAGTTCGTGTCGCTGTCGCCGGTGGACAAGGACAGCTTCGTGCTGGCCATCTCGCAGTCGGGCGAAACATACGACACCATCTCCGCCCTCAAACACGCGAAGGCGCAGGGTGCGGCGACGGGTGCCATCGTCAATGTGATGGGTTCGACCATTTCACGGCTGGCGGACAAAACCATTCTGCAAGGATCGGGACCTGAGATTTGCGTGATCAGCACCAAGGCGGCCCTGGCGCAGATGGTCATTCTTACCCACATGGCATTGAAGCTCGGCCTGCGCAGGAAACGCATCACCGACCGCCAGTACAAGGCGTCGCTCAAATCCCTGCACGACCTGCCGGAAGTCATCAACGGCATTCTCAACGAACGCTCCGGGTTCATTCACCGCATCGCGCACCAGCACCGCGGCGTGAAAAACTGGCTGTACCTGGGGCGCGGCATCTATTACCCCATCGCCCTGGAGTCGGCGCTCAAGATGAAGGAAGTCGCGTACGTCCATGCAGAGGGCATGCCCTGCGGATTCCTCAAGCACGGCACCTTGGCGATGATCGACGACGACGTGTATTCCATCGTATTTGTCCCGCCGAAAAGCGACAAGGCCATGTATCAGGCGACACTGGCCAGCGTGGCGGAAATCCGCGCGCGCTCGGGATTCGTGCTGGGTATTCACTTCGACGAACGCGGCAAGGACAAGGAACTGTTCAGCGAGGAACTCATCATCCCGCAGGTTCCGGACATCGTCGCCCCCTTCATCCACCTGGTGATTTCGCAACTGTTCGCCTATTTCACCGCGACCTCCCTCAAGCGCAACGTGGACAAACCGCGCAGTCTTGCCAAATCGGTGACAGTGGGTTAG
- a CDS encoding SurA N-terminal domain-containing protein — translation MLNLIRQHADSWMIKGILWMIVLAFVGTIFYSWGMGGPVEGRSGILGTVNGKNITLAEYDRSFENLVSFYRDQFQGRFSEDMVEKMDLKNSALEALIQKKLLLMEAEKQGIQISDAELADRILTNPNFQREKKFSRALYDRFLTFNRMTAQEFEENQRQFLLMEKIETFIKNNTQVSDSEVEEAWAKENRKVKIEYVEFSKDYYQSQITPTDEQLKQYFEAHTRDFEVPLQVKAEFVKLTPDQVIEEIKIYDEDIKDYYESNQAEYLVKKRYKAKHILVRTELNTLGGDDLSTDEKEKRLNESDAKAKTKAENILKQIREEGKSFEDMAKEHSDDKMSGAKGGDLGQFPKGTMVPEFEAALETMKPGDISDPVQTAFGFHLIKLEEVHPQRMKPLEEVKEEIVEKLKKMKATQRIRRIAKKIYQDAEKDQDLSRAAQKHGQSTKTTGFFSGKDHDIPEIGVVPEFFNTAFTLQDNVISNPINTFEATYLMKVVERKPPFIPDFEDVKAEVKEAFMQSRHLEVTQAKWEQMAKDLAKDGNLEALAEANSLTVEETPFFSQVDSIPGIGNIQSIKAKAFDTAPGKTTTGESPQTYYLIKVVDLQKAEKPGKKDLQQTYQRLKQEKANIIFRNWLENTKAEARIMVDKTLL, via the coding sequence ATGCTGAATTTGATCCGACAACATGCGGATTCATGGATGATCAAGGGCATCCTGTGGATGATCGTTCTCGCCTTCGTCGGCACCATTTTCTATTCCTGGGGCATGGGCGGACCCGTGGAAGGCCGCAGTGGCATCCTCGGAACGGTCAATGGAAAGAACATCACCCTCGCCGAGTACGATCGTTCTTTCGAAAACCTGGTCAGCTTTTACCGCGACCAGTTTCAGGGCCGGTTCTCGGAGGACATGGTCGAGAAGATGGACCTCAAAAACTCCGCACTGGAAGCCCTCATTCAGAAAAAACTCCTGCTCATGGAAGCAGAGAAGCAGGGAATCCAGATCAGCGACGCGGAACTGGCCGATCGCATTCTCACCAATCCCAATTTCCAGAGGGAAAAGAAATTCAGCCGCGCTCTCTATGACCGGTTCCTGACTTTCAATCGCATGACGGCGCAGGAGTTCGAAGAAAATCAGCGCCAGTTCCTGCTGATGGAAAAGATCGAAACCTTCATCAAAAACAACACGCAGGTTTCGGATTCGGAAGTTGAGGAAGCGTGGGCCAAGGAAAACCGCAAGGTCAAGATCGAGTACGTGGAGTTTTCCAAGGATTATTACCAATCGCAGATCACCCCCACCGACGAGCAGCTAAAACAATACTTCGAGGCGCACACGCGCGACTTCGAAGTGCCCCTGCAAGTCAAGGCGGAGTTCGTCAAGCTGACCCCGGATCAGGTGATCGAAGAGATCAAGATTTACGACGAGGACATCAAGGATTATTACGAAAGCAATCAGGCGGAGTACCTGGTGAAAAAGCGGTACAAAGCCAAGCATATCCTGGTACGCACGGAACTCAATACGCTGGGCGGCGACGACCTTTCCACCGATGAAAAAGAGAAACGGCTGAACGAGTCGGACGCCAAGGCCAAAACCAAGGCGGAAAACATCCTGAAACAAATCAGGGAAGAGGGCAAATCGTTTGAGGACATGGCGAAGGAACACTCCGACGACAAAATGTCCGGCGCCAAGGGCGGCGACCTGGGTCAGTTCCCGAAAGGCACCATGGTTCCGGAATTTGAAGCAGCCCTGGAAACGATGAAACCCGGCGATATCTCCGACCCGGTGCAAACGGCGTTCGGCTTCCACCTCATCAAACTGGAGGAAGTGCACCCGCAACGTATGAAGCCGCTGGAGGAGGTGAAGGAAGAGATCGTCGAAAAGCTGAAAAAGATGAAAGCGACGCAACGCATCCGCCGCATCGCCAAAAAGATTTACCAGGATGCCGAAAAGGATCAGGACCTGTCCCGCGCCGCGCAGAAACACGGGCAATCGACGAAAACCACCGGTTTCTTCTCCGGCAAGGATCACGATATCCCAGAAATCGGCGTGGTGCCGGAATTCTTCAACACCGCCTTCACCCTGCAGGACAACGTGATCAGCAATCCCATCAACACGTTTGAAGCAACTTATTTGATGAAGGTCGTGGAGCGCAAGCCGCCGTTCATTCCGGATTTTGAAGACGTGAAGGCGGAAGTGAAGGAAGCGTTCATGCAGAGCCGCCACCTGGAGGTGACGCAGGCGAAATGGGAGCAGATGGCCAAGGATCTCGCAAAGGATGGCAATCTGGAGGCGCTGGCGGAGGCCAACTCTTTGACCGTCGAGGAGACGCCGTTTTTCAGCCAGGTGGATTCCATTCCCGGCATCGGCAACATTCAATCGATCAAAGCCAAGGCTTTCGATACCGCCCCCGGCAAAACCACGACGGGTGAGTCACCGCAGACCTATTACCTGATCAAGGTCGTGGACTTGCAGAAAGCAGAGAAGCCGGGCAAGAAAGACCTGCAGCAGACCTACCAACGTCTGAAACAGGAGAAGGCGAACATCATATTCCGCAACTGGCTGGAAAACACCAAGGCCGAAGCGCGCATCATGGTGGACAAAACCCTGCTGTAA
- the thiD gene encoding bifunctional hydroxymethylpyrimidine kinase/phosphomethylpyrimidine kinase, whose amino-acid sequence MKTVSTVLAVGGSDSSGGAGVPADIKTITAHDLFATSVIASITIQNSQGVKTAYDLEEEVVAAQLQTILEDGKPAAVKTGMLGNEEIVECVVHLFKKFKVKNLVVDPVIRSSNGTPLLSKKGVQILKEQLLPLAKVVTPNLPEAEILSGVRIRNEKDLKNAAKAILKTGVKHVLIKGGHAKKNADDWLFDGKRSWVFESQRLDNENLHGTGCALASAIACGLAKGLAVHDAVENAKGFIHAAIRGGVQAGKGKGHVDPMARMMQVHQRFELLQGVSAALEVLKANHIGHLIPEVQSNIGVGVPDASGVNDVIAVPGRIIKLGDEIRTVAAPQFGASRHVAKIVLTAMRFDPNMRAVMNIKFSDTILNACKRLRFRIASFDRAKEPKSVKQLEGSSLEWGTYTAIERFGGVPDIIYDLGGQGKEEMIRVLAPDIGALLDKVLRIHQMALKIRPAKETDRWRKG is encoded by the coding sequence ATGAAAACCGTTTCGACTGTACTGGCCGTTGGCGGCTCGGATTCCTCCGGCGGCGCCGGGGTGCCTGCCGATATCAAAACCATCACCGCGCACGACCTATTCGCCACGTCGGTGATCGCGTCCATCACCATCCAGAACTCGCAGGGCGTCAAAACCGCCTATGACCTGGAAGAGGAAGTGGTGGCGGCGCAACTGCAGACCATTCTGGAAGACGGCAAGCCCGCCGCCGTCAAGACCGGCATGCTGGGCAACGAGGAGATCGTGGAATGCGTGGTCCACTTGTTCAAAAAATTCAAAGTGAAGAACCTCGTGGTGGACCCTGTCATCCGGTCTTCCAACGGAACGCCGTTGCTGTCGAAAAAAGGCGTGCAGATTCTGAAGGAGCAGTTGCTACCGCTCGCAAAGGTGGTGACGCCCAATCTGCCGGAAGCGGAAATCCTTTCCGGCGTGCGTATCCGCAATGAAAAGGATTTGAAGAACGCGGCGAAGGCGATCCTGAAAACCGGCGTCAAGCACGTGCTCATCAAGGGCGGCCATGCGAAGAAGAATGCCGACGACTGGTTGTTCGACGGCAAGCGCTCGTGGGTGTTCGAATCTCAACGGCTCGACAACGAAAATCTGCACGGCACCGGGTGTGCCCTGGCTTCCGCCATCGCCTGCGGACTGGCGAAGGGGCTGGCCGTGCATGACGCCGTGGAGAATGCGAAAGGCTTCATCCATGCCGCCATTCGCGGCGGCGTTCAGGCGGGGAAGGGCAAGGGCCATGTCGACCCCATGGCGCGCATGATGCAGGTGCATCAACGGTTCGAGCTGTTGCAGGGCGTGTCGGCCGCGCTGGAGGTGCTGAAGGCAAACCACATCGGCCACTTGATCCCTGAAGTGCAGTCAAATATCGGTGTCGGTGTTCCCGACGCGAGTGGGGTAAATGATGTCATTGCCGTGCCCGGCCGCATCATCAAACTCGGCGATGAAATCCGTACGGTCGCCGCGCCCCAGTTCGGCGCATCGCGTCACGTGGCGAAGATCGTGCTCACGGCAATGCGATTCGATCCCAACATGCGCGCGGTGATGAACATCAAATTCAGCGACACCATTCTGAACGCGTGCAAGCGGTTGAGGTTCCGCATCGCGTCGTTCGACCGGGCGAAGGAACCGAAGTCGGTCAAGCAGTTGGAAGGCTCGTCTCTGGAGTGGGGCACCTACACCGCCATTGAAAGATTTGGCGGTGTGCCGGACATCATTTACGACCTGGGCGGACAGGGCAAGGAGGAGATGATCCGCGTGCTGGCACCGGACATCGGGGCTCTGTTGGACAAGGTGCTGAGAATCCACCAGATGGCGCTCAAGATCCGCCCGGCGAAAGAAACCGACCGCTGGCGCAAAGGCTGA
- the mreD gene encoding rod shape-determining protein MreD: MWWRIAVTFLVLFTFQTTLLDVVSVGGVRPDLVLILAVYCAIILDGDAGVVMAVALGFFQDCLSGDLLGVNTLSKGLIGFVFANLKGKLVLEGFGPIGTFFALASLFDGMIYYLVSVFIFKAHLSFGVFFPSLLIFTAYNAGVGVAGFYLFNWVRRRRFQRQGL; the protein is encoded by the coding sequence ATGTGGTGGCGTATTGCAGTCACATTTCTGGTGCTGTTCACCTTTCAGACCACGCTTTTGGACGTGGTCTCTGTGGGCGGCGTGCGGCCCGATCTGGTTTTGATCCTGGCCGTGTATTGTGCGATCATTTTGGATGGAGACGCGGGCGTCGTCATGGCGGTGGCGCTGGGCTTTTTTCAGGACTGCCTGTCCGGCGACCTGCTTGGCGTCAACACGCTGTCGAAGGGGCTCATCGGCTTTGTGTTCGCCAACCTGAAAGGCAAACTGGTGCTGGAAGGGTTCGGCCCCATCGGCACGTTTTTCGCGCTTGCGTCGTTGTTCGACGGGATGATTTACTATCTCGTATCCGTGTTCATATTCAAAGCCCATCTCTCCTTCGGCGTGTTCTTTCCGTCGTTGCTGATCTTCACGGCGTACAACGCCGGGGTGGGCGTGGCCGGGTTTTATCTTTTCAATTGGGTCCGCCGCCGGAGGTTCCAGCGGCAGGGGTTGTGA
- the mreC gene encoding rod shape-determining protein MreC: MLKKGLKDRKKTVIFAAIVLVSLTLMTVNIKRSEHPTFFEKAVLWIVSPIQGAVTHTTRAIVGVIDDYFLLLNTAEENEHLKKRINTLIKEKTELEEEVARLNRIYNLTQYQAEAQVESVVATVIAYDASQWAKTVVINKGSNDGLRENLPVVTAQGVVGHIIQVGFNSAKVMLITDSRSAVDSLFQDDRATGVVVGTGDEHCEMKYVPINARVEVGDDVLSSGLGGVFPKGLRLGRVIQVQKATQGLFQEVTLAPSADLSRLEEVLVLLLQS; this comes from the coding sequence GTGTTGAAAAAAGGACTCAAAGACCGAAAAAAGACCGTCATTTTCGCCGCCATCGTTCTGGTCTCCCTAACCCTCATGACGGTCAACATCAAGCGGTCGGAACACCCCACCTTCTTCGAAAAAGCCGTGCTCTGGATCGTCAGTCCCATCCAGGGCGCTGTCACCCACACCACCCGCGCCATCGTCGGGGTCATCGACGATTACTTCCTCCTGCTCAACACCGCCGAGGAAAACGAACACCTCAAAAAGCGCATCAACACGCTGATCAAGGAAAAGACCGAGTTGGAAGAAGAGGTGGCGCGCCTCAACCGCATCTACAACCTGACCCAGTACCAGGCCGAGGCGCAAGTGGAGTCGGTGGTTGCCACGGTCATCGCCTACGACGCGTCGCAGTGGGCGAAGACGGTGGTCATCAATAAGGGATCGAACGATGGCCTGCGCGAAAACCTGCCGGTGGTCACCGCGCAGGGCGTGGTGGGCCACATTATTCAGGTGGGATTCAACTCGGCCAAGGTCATGCTGATCACCGACAGCCGCAGTGCGGTCGATTCCCTGTTCCAGGACGACCGGGCGACGGGCGTGGTGGTGGGCACCGGCGACGAGCATTGTGAAATGAAGTACGTCCCCATCAATGCCAGGGTGGAAGTCGGGGACGATGTGTTGTCTTCCGGACTGGGCGGGGTGTTTCCGAAAGGCCTCCGCCTCGGGCGGGTGATCCAGGTGCAGAAGGCGACGCAGGGCCTGTTCCAGGAAGTGACCCTCGCTCCCAGTGCGGATTTGTCCCGCCTGGAAGAAGTGCTGGTCCTTCTTCTCCAGAGTTGA